TCGCCTCGTCCATCGGCGTCCAGCTATCCCCGTTCTGCACCTGCACGTCCACCACGCGCTGCCCCTCCGGCCGGCGGCGGTCGAAGCGGAACTTGAGGCCGGACACCTGCATGAAGCGCCCCTCGCCGCGCCCGCCGGACACCGAGCGCTCCAGGATGGTTTCGCGCACGTCCCTGCCCGTGAGCCACACCAGGCCCACGCGCGTGGGAAAGCCGAAGCTGCGCGCCAGGTGCTCCCAGCGGATGGGGCCGGTGAACGTGTCGTCGACCCGGATCGCGCCGCCGTTCAGGAACGCGAGGTCGGCCTTGGCGTCCGGGAAGGCGCCGCGCATCTGGTCCGCCAGCCAGCTCGCCCAGGTGCTCTCGGCGTTCCGCACCGTCTCTTCCGTGCCGTCCAGCACGGTGGCCGCGGTGCCGATGCGCGTGTCGAAGAACGGCACCTTCTCGCGGACGCGCGCGGCCCACTTCTCGGTGATCGCTGTGCGGTACGCGGGGTCGATGGCGACGGTGCTGTCCAGCGCCACCGCCTCGGCCCGCACGCGCGGCGCGCCGGCCACGCGGCCGAAGAACACCTTCCAGATGCGGCGGGCGTTGGAGTCGCCCTTGGTGATGAGCGCGGTGCTGTCCGTCAGCTCGTCGCGCTCCAGGTAGTGCTCGTGGCCGCCCGCGATCCAGAGGAACTTGGGGTGCGTGCGGTGCAGGCGGGCCACCTGGCGGTCCTGCGCCATCTCCAGGTGCGTGAGGCCCACGATCACGTCCGCGCCGCGCGCCTCCAGCTCGCGGATCTGGCGCTCGGCGGCGGCCACGCGGTCGTCGTCGGGCGTGGCGTACGTGCGCGGCGAGTCCAGGAACGAGAGCGTGAAGATGCCCACGCGCATCCCGCCGACCGTCATCACCGTGTCGGTGCCCACGCGCGCGTCGGCCATGGCGTCGCCGGTGTGGATGCGCACGTTGCCCGAGAGCCAGCGGAAGCGCGACGAGTCGAGCGCGGCGGCCAGCATGCCCGGCTGGCGCTCGTCGAACTCGTGGTTGCCGGGCACCACGACCAGCGGCGCGCGGGCGTTGAGGAAGTTCATCGCATCGATCATCTGCAGGCCGCCGAAGTAGCGGCTCTCCAGCGACGGGGCGATGAAGTCGCCCGCGTGCAGGATCATCACCGGCGCGCCGGTCTCTCGCTTCACCCGGCCCACCACGGTGGACACGCGCCCCAGCCCGCCCGCCGCGCCGCCCGCCACCGCGTCGATGCGGTAGATGTCGTTCAGCTGCACCACGGCGAACTCGGTGCGGAAGCTTCCCTGCGCCGCGGCTTGCCCGGCCGCGCAAGCGAGCAACAGGGCGGCAGCGGCGATGCGGCGAATGGGCGTGCGGTGGGCGGTCATCGGGATCGGGTGTGCGGGTCGGGAGATGGGCGGCGGTCCGGCGTCTCGCCAGCGGTTACGCTCGCCCGGCAGAACAGGCGTTCACACGATACGCGGGGCCGCGGGGAGTGACAAGCCCGCCCCGCATCAGGCGAGGCGGGGTGATGTGCATCGGCACAGATGCCCCTCCGTCGGCCGTCGTCCTTCAGCCAATCCTCGGCCGATCATCCACATGCATCCGGCAGAAGACAGAGCCGCACGCTTGACCGGATGCGGGATCGGTGCTTATCTCAGCACGGACGCATCCGCCGCGCCGCACGCCCCGCATCTCCCGAGAACCCACACGATGCCGAAGCTCAGTTCGCGGCTCGCCGCCGCGCTCGTCCTGGCCCTGGCCGCCGCACCGCCGCTC
This DNA window, taken from Longimicrobiaceae bacterium, encodes the following:
- a CDS encoding 5'-nucleotidase C-terminal domain-containing protein produces the protein MTAHRTPIRRIAAAALLLACAAGQAAAQGSFRTEFAVVQLNDIYRIDAVAGGAAGGLGRVSTVVGRVKRETGAPVMILHAGDFIAPSLESRYFGGLQMIDAMNFLNARAPLVVVPGNHEFDERQPGMLAAALDSSRFRWLSGNVRIHTGDAMADARVGTDTVMTVGGMRVGIFTLSFLDSPRTYATPDDDRVAAAERQIRELEARGADVIVGLTHLEMAQDRQVARLHRTHPKFLWIAGGHEHYLERDELTDSTALITKGDSNARRIWKVFFGRVAGAPRVRAEAVALDSTVAIDPAYRTAITEKWAARVREKVPFFDTRIGTAATVLDGTEETVRNAESTWASWLADQMRGAFPDAKADLAFLNGGAIRVDDTFTGPIRWEHLARSFGFPTRVGLVWLTGRDVRETILERSVSGGRGEGRFMQVSGLKFRFDRRRPEGQRVVDVQVQNGDSWTPMDEAKVYVVAVPDYAFGGGDGYTFRERASRTVPPGPDVKYLAFDALAASYAKGQPIAPRIESRIVEVK